A segment of the Novipirellula galeiformis genome:
ACGTGCGTCGGTGCGTTGGCGAAGCAGGTTCAACACAATCGCCGCGTTTTCCTTGCTCAATAGCCATGCCTGGACGCCAGCCGAATCGACCGGCACGTGCGTCATCAACATGTGAGCGCGAGCTCGCCAATTGGGGTTCCCGACGGTCATCAACCGCAAATGCAAAACCTGGGGCTGGATGTCGCCGGCGACAAAGCGATCGACAATGCTGGCGACCACTTGGTGAACTTCCGGTGTGTGGTAAACCGACAATTGATCACGCGTGGCACTCATGAACCCGAACGGCTCGGTGAACCAAACGTCGGTCCCGGTTTCTCGTAAAATCCAGTCGATCACGGCCTGTTCCGGCCGATCGTGTTGTGTCAAATAACGTGTGTAGGGCGATAAATCGTAGACCCGGTGCTCTTGCCCGGCGCCACGCGGCAATTCGCCTCCCCCAGTCACTTGGCCGTTGCCCGAAGGGCGTGCGGCGCCAGCGGGTGGAGTGGCGGGGGATTGCTGCAAACTTGGCGGCGTCGCCCCCGGTGGCAGTCCCATGGCTTGTTGAGGTGGCGCTTGCCCATGAACCGCGGGCATGTCGCTCGTGGCATGGAGAGTGGCGCAAAGCACCCCGGCAATCAAAATTGGACGCATCGATTCCATTCCTGGTCGGGCGATAGGAGACAAGTTTTTCGAACCCTGCCTATACGACTTGAGCCGAAGTGGTCGCAAGGGAGAAAAAAACAAAGATTTCTCGATTGCCCAATCTCAGACGATGTTCCCAGCAGTATCCCGGCCGCAGCCAGCGTCCCCTACGGTTAGATTTTGCTTGGGAGCAGCAAACCTGTTGCGAGAGGAACCAGGGGGGAAGACAACTTCACAAGGGGGGACAGCCCCGTTGCGGAGGGCTGTTTTGGCCTCTTCCCATCCGGGATGACGGGCCAATGACCTTCCTTCGCGGCTGAGAATCACCGATGGGGGACAAGCCCGGATTGTTTTGCGGGCAGGAGCGTCGCCAGCCCCCCCTACCTGTGGATCCTCTCGATCGAAGAGGGGTGGCGAACGCGTCTAAGGATTGGACGAGCGCGTCTTGGAACTCGGCGAAAGCGGAGGACAACACGATTCGAATTTGCTAGCGGTTGTTGTTTTCTCGATGCGGCGATTAGAATTCTCCTCCATCTTGGTTCCCGTTTTAACTTTGCCGAACAATTCGCGTTCATCGGACTTCTGCCGTGGAATTCTCTGCACTTACCGAACTTATCTGTGGTCTCGTCGGCGGACTTGGGATCTTTCTCTTAGGCATGAAAAACATGTCCGAGGGGATGCAGGCGGTGGCCGGCAGCAGTCTGCGAAAAATGATCGCGATGGTCACCAACAATCGCATCTTTGCGACCACGGTCGGCGTAATCGTGACCTGCGTGGTCCAATCGAGTTCGATCACGACGGTGATGGTCGTCGGCTTCGTCAACAGTGGCGTGATGGAGCTCTCTCAGGCGATCGGGGTGATCATGGGAGCCAACATTGGCACGACGATTACCGGTTGGATCTTGGTGCTGAAGATCGGCAAGTATGGATTGCCGGTGCTCGGGGGAGCCGCGTTTATCTATCTGTTTTCGCGGGGTGAACGGGCACGCTATTGGGCGATGGCGATCATGGGCGTGGGGATGGTCTTCTTTGGCTTGGAGTTGATGAAGGACGCTTGTTCGATCATCAAGCAAATGCCTGATTTTGAAGCCTGGTTCAAAACGTTCGAGGCCGATTCGTACATCGGCGTCTTGAAGTGTGCCTTCGTTGGCTGCGTTTTAACGACCATGGTTCAATCCTCCTCGGCAACGCTCGGGATCACGATCTCGCTAGCCACGCAAGGGATCATCTCCTACGAAACGGCTGCCGCACTCGTGCTTGGTGAAAATATCGGCACCACGATTACCGCCTTCCTCGCATCGCTCGGAGCGACCACTAACGCGCGGCGGGCCGCTTATTTCCATGTGATCTTTAACCTCTTTGGCGTGTTTTGGATCACGGCGATCTTCCGCTTCTATATCGTGCTGATTAAGTGGTTGATGGTCGGCGATATCGATGCCGAGGTGATGGTCGCGGATGAAATAACCTATCCCAATCGCACCGCCGCGATTGCCGCGACACATACGATATTCAATATCGCCAACGTGCTGATGTTCTTTCCCTTTGTTTCGCTGTTCGTTCGCTTTTTGAATTGGGCGGTTCCCGGAAAGGATTTCAAAGAAAAGCCGCGTCTGACCGACCTCGACATTCGCTTGCTCGAAACGCCCCTATTGGCGATTGAGCAATCTCGTCACGAGGTGGAGCGGATGGCCGACGGTTGCTCCAAGATGCTCGATTGGTTGGTCGACTTGATTCAGCAAGAACACCCTGACAAACCCTTAGCCGATCGATTGCGCAAACGCGAACAAGTTCTCGATTCGATCCAAGACGAAATCGCGGTTTACGTCACCAATCTGCTCGCCAGCAACCTGCCCCATTCCGTCGCTGACGAAGCTCGCCGGCAATTGCGGATGGCCGACGAGTACGAATCGATCAGCGATTACCTCGTCAACTTGGACAAGTTTGATCGCAAGTTACGACGTGATGGATTGCGTTTCACCCATCAACAACAACTCGACTTGGTTTCACTCAATCGCAACACCGCCGAATATCTACGCGAAGTCAACGAGGCCTTTCATCTCGGTAATGACAACGTGCTAACCCAGACCGATGCGGCGAACAAACGCGTACGAAGCCAAATCAAGACGCTGCGTAAAGCTCACCTGGAAGAGCTCTCTGATGGGGAGATCGCGCCGCTTGTCAGCGTGGCCTACTTGGCGGCATTGAACGCGTTTGCCCGCGTTCGCGACCATACCCAAAACATCGCCGAATCCATCCCTGCGGAAAAGTAGTCGCACGGCAAGCGAAGTTCGCCAATTCACCCCGCTCTCCTTGTGCGATTCCGATGCGCACGGGAACGGCGAGTGATAACGCGTCTGGCTCTAATGTGAAGGCGAGCCCAACGGGGCTTACCTTAGAGCCATTTGTAATGGCGATATGGGATTCAAGCCGTAGCTGCGTTCGCCAGAACGGGGTCCATCGGCTGGCGAAAGTCGCTACAGCAAAACGAAATAGGCTCTAGTCGCAGCGCCGCACGGGGTTCGCTTGGCAGCGACGATGGGTCGACGCGATCGAAGCGAATGGGTCGACACGGCACCGCGTTCGTTGTGGTGTGGTACATTCTTGTACCCACCGCGCCCGCCCCCTCTCTTTCCAAGAGGCCCCCCATGACTCGACCTTTGCTTTTGTTACTGGCGTTGTTGACGACCTGGACATCGACCAACGCGTTGGCCGTGGACAACGCAGCGAAGACGCCCAAATATAGCACCGACGAGAATATTCTTTACCGCACGTCGGATGACGCCTCGATCAACAAGTCATGTCGATTGGACGTTTATTATCCCGAACACATTAGTGAATTCCCAACGATCGTTTGGTTTCATGGTGGAGGTTTGACTGCGGGTAAACGGGGAGTGCCAAAGCAATTGCGACAGCAAGGCGTCGCCGTCGTCGCGGTCAGCTATCGACTCAGCCCCTCGGTCAAAGCGTCCGATTGCCTTGACGATGCCGCCGCCGCGGTCGCATGGACATTGAAGCACATCGAACAGTATGGTGGATCGGCTGAGAAAATCTTTGTCAGTGGAGCCTCCGCCGGTGGTTACATAACCAGCATGATCGGACTCGACAAAAAATGGCTGGCGGGACATCACGTTGACGCCGACACGATTGCCGGATTGATCCCGTTGAGCGGTCATACGATCACCCATTTCACCGTCCGCAAGGAACGAGGCATCGATGAAAAGCAACCGATCGTTGATGACATGGCGCCGCTGTTTCATGTACGCGGCGATTGCCCGCCGTTGTTGTTGATCACCGGAGATCGCGAGCTTGAATTGCTCGGTCGCTATGAAGAGAACGCCTACCTGTGGCGGATGATGAAGATCGCCGGTCACACCCAAACCACGCTTTATGAGCTCGATGGGTCCAACCATAGCCAGATGGTCGAGCCCGCGATGCCCTTGTTGTTACGGTTCGTCAAGCAGCATGCCCAAAAACTGCCTGCGAAAAAGTAAACGCGGCTCACGTCGCCGCTGGCGCCCCAACGATTGAGGTCGCTGGAACCTAGCCGGCAACGAGTTGACGCATCTGAAGAAGCGGAAACGGTTTTCCCGAGCCGTCACATTCCGATCGCCCTACGACGACGAATCCGCACGATTCATAGAACCGCTTGGCCATCGGGTTTTGTTCGTTCACATCGACACTCAGCAGCCCTTTGCGCTGTTGAGCGTGCTGGACCAACAATCGCCCCCCTCCGCGACGCCGCTGTTCTGGGGCTAGAAAAAGGGCTTCCAATTGGTTACCCGCCAGCCCCATGAAACCGATCGCCGCGTCGTCCTCCGCTACGAGCACCCATAATTCAAGTTCCACTAAGGCTTGGTCGCGCACCAAGGGCAGAAAGAATTGGATGTCGTCCTCCGACAGAAAGGTGTGAGTCGCACGCACCGATCGCAGCCAAATGTCGAGTAAAACATCATGATCGTCGGACACAGCTTGGCGAATTTGCATGGGACCGTTACGGTTTGCGAGGCACCGAGTCGTTTGAAGTTGGAGAATGGGGGGCTGGTTTCACCGGAGATCTGAGAGCCTCCGGTGCTGGCGGAGTCCCAGCCTGCGGTTCGTGTTTCGTGCCCTCTATGCCCGTTCTCTCAGCGCCCGAACCCTCTGTGCCCGACGGTTCAACCGGCGAAACTTCAGGTTTCACGGATTCTTCAGCTTCGGGCTCCGATTGCGGAAGGATCATCATGCCAACATATTCGACCGTACCCGATGCGTTGAGCTCGCGGACAAACAACACGATTTGTTCGTAACGAACCGAGGCCCCCAAAACAAGCCGTTTGGTTCCCAATCGTTCACGCATGACCTCGTCGAGCGTCAACTCTGGCTTGCCGCCCAGTTGCAGGTCGTAGAATTGTTCCACATCGCCCACCTTGATCGAGCCCCGCAATGGGAACTCTAAAGCGGTGGGCAACGTTACGGGTTCCTGTTCACGATGGGCGAAGATGCGGTCGACCATCGCACGTACGCTGGGACGCAGAACCACAATCACGTGATCACCGACTTCGATTTGCGAGCGGCCTTGCGGCGGGATGATTTGCTCGTCCCGGACGATCAACGCGACCACGACGCCGTCGGGCAATGCCAATTGACTTAACATCCGACCGGCAACCCGGCATTCATCGTCGACGAAATAATCGACGATGTCCCCGTCGACGTTTCGCAACGAACTGATCTCGAGCGTTACCGGAGGCGGTAATCGGGTCGGTACTTCGAGTTTCAAGTAACGCGTCACCGCGGGCAAGGTCCATCCTTGCACCACGGCCGAAACCAAGACCACAAAGAACACCGTGTCGAACATCAAGGACGCTCCGGGTAATCCGGCCAGCATCGGGAAGGTGGCCAACGTAATGGGAACGGCTCCCTTTAATCCGACCCACGATAAAAAGGTCAGTTCACGAAAGGCGAACTTGAACGGTGCGACACATAGAAAAACGGCAAGCGGTCGCGCGACTAAGATCAAAACCGCAGAAATGAGCAGGGCGGGTCCCGCGACCTCCAACAAGCGACTGGGAAAACTCAGAATCCCCAGCGCGATAAACATCAAAATTTGACAGATCCAGGCAATCGCATCATGAAACAACAAGATGCCTCGATGGAAGACCGGACGCCGGTTTCCAATCACGATTCCGGTCAAATAGACCGCCAAAAATCCGCTGCCTCCGAAGGCCGCGGCAAACCCGAATGAGAATAATCCCAGGGCGGTCGCCAACACCGGGTACAGCCCCGCGGCGTCGAGTCGGATGTGTTTCAAAAGCCAAGCTCCGCCCCATCCCACCAGCACGCCCACCACCGTGCCCAGAATCATCTGGGACAGAAACAGCGTCAGCAATCCCGTTCCCAACGGAACCGCACCGGTCAAAACTTGGATCAACCCCACCGTTAGAAAAATCGCCATCGGATCGTTCGATCCGCTTTCCACTTCCAACGTGTCGGCCAACCTGCGGCGAATATTCACCCCACCGGAGCGGAGCACCGAAAAGACGACCGACGCATCGGTTGAGCCCACGATACTGCCCAGCAGCAGACCTTCGAGTAGCGGAATTTGCAGGAACCAGGAGGCTGCGAGGCCGGTGATCAAGGCGGTCACAAACACGCCCGCCGTCGCAAGCACCCCCGCAGGTTTCCAAGCCGAACGGATTGACCGATAGGGAGTGCGCAGCCCGCCATCGAAGAGAATCAAGCTCAGACAGATCGTGCCGATGCCGTGCGCCAACGAGTAATTCTCGAACTCGATCCCCCCCAGGCCTTCGGAACCTGCCAACATTCCGACCGTAAGAAACAAAACCAGCACGGGAACCCCCATCCGTGCCGAGAATTTATTAGATGCAATTCCCAGCAACAACAGAACGCTGGTGATCAAGATCAATGTTTCAATACTTAGCATGCGCAGGCCAGGTTAGGGGGACAGAGCGATCGCACAAGCTGGCGAAACGTAACGCCCGCGATACGGCTTGGCCTATTGGCGGCGGCCCATTTCCTAGGGCTCGCTTGACTTGGCACGCTCACTCAGGGAACAGTTTAGTGCACACAGCCTTTTGGTGAATGGCCCCACATCACGTCAAATGCGTCGTTTTTGCGAGGGAAGACGCCCTAAGGCGATGCACACGCACGCGGCGGTTGCGACGCATCAAAATCGAGTGAAATTCTCGTTGAATCGGCACCTGCTTGGCTCTCTTAAACACGATGCAAACTCCGCCCGGATCGAGCTCGGAGAATCTATACTGGGTGGTCTGCGACCGATGAACCCACTAGGTTCCCGCAGTCAGTCTTCACATGGCGGCAGCAATCGGCGGATCTCATTGCCGTAACCGAACACGAAGCCCAATCGCGCAACGAAACCCATTGAGGTCGGATTGGCAAAAAACGCCTCCCCCCGCGCAACCATGGACGGAGCGGAAAGGACGTTGAAGTGAACCTTATCGCAACGTGATGGCGACATGACTTCCCACGGCTGTCACCTAACGTTGACGTCCGAGGACGGCTCGTGTCATCCCGGGGCGACATCGAGGTGCCTCGTTTCGTTGCAGTCGCTTCGTTGGATCGCCCCACGGTCCCTACGCCGGGTCTCGGACACAATCAGTGGCAAAATCTTTATCGCCCGATTGTCTGCCTTAAACAATCGCTTTCTCGCCTGCATTGGCGGAGTTGCTCCCGTAGATGGTGCCCCTACGCGTGGAGCGACGGTTACCAAACCGCTGCGGCACGACAATTGCTAAAGAGGTGCGGAGAATTGTGTCGTCCAGCGTCACGGGCCGATCCTAGCCTCCGATGCACCGTTGACACATCCCAATGCAGTGTCAAATCAATGCCGTTTTAACGAAAGTAATTCAAAATGATTCTGATGACGGAACAGGGAAATAGCAAGTCCAGCTCACCACGTGTCAGTATGGTGGTCGAGACCGTACATGGACTGCGACAGGAAGTCTTTTTTGAACCGCTCTCGCTAAATCAACCGGAATCCACGGAGACAAAGCAGCTGACTTCGGGCATCGATCAAACCACGGAATGCCAACCGTCAAACCAAGCTTGCGCTCCGCAGGCGTAAGTCAGCGATCAACGGCGGCAAAGTCAATTTGCCCCCGTCGCAATGATTTGGCCGCAATGAACCGGCCACGGCAAAAAGGGAACGCCGAGTCGAGCGATTCGGCCTTCACCGCCTCTCCCCCTCTGCGACCAATCCCGCCCCCAGGCTTGACCAGCCCTCGGCCACTCTCTTGGCTTGGCAAGCTGAAATATTCAGCCACCTGAATTCCGTTCATCCATGCGAATCGGCGGCGACTTGAGCCATTCCATTCAGTGTTACCACGAATCGCGATTTTTTCTCCGTGACTCACTGCGGTGATCAAGGGACGCGTCGCGTCCTCCATTGAACGCTTGCGGATTAACCTTGCTTGATCCCGAGCATGCGGTCGAGCGAATCTGCGGTTTGGTAGATCAACGCTTCGGGGAAGTGCGAGTAGGGATGGAAGTATTCGAACGTGAGGTAGCCGTCATACCCGATCTGATCGAACGCTGACAAAACGGCTGGCCAATTGGTGGTTCCATCCAACAGCGGTCGGAATGCTTCGAGCGAGTGGTCGCTTCCCTTCTTGGTGAACTCTTTTAAATGCACGTTCTTGATGCGGTCGCCGAGAATTGGAATCCAGTGCTCCGGGAACTGGTACTCCATGATATTTCCCGTGTCGAAGTGGACTTTCACATGCTCGCTGGAAAAGTGGTCCACGAAGTCGACCATTTCCATCGGCGACATCAGGAACCCATTGAAGAAGATATTCTCCATGTTCAGTGAAACCTTCAACTTCTCGGCTTGCGGCAACAACTTGCCGATGGCTTCGCGTGCGCGGCGTTCACAAACGTCATTGGGAGTGGGATCATGATCAGGGCGCCAAGGCATATGAACGGCGCCGGGGACCACCAACAAATTCTCGCAGCCCAAGTCGTGTGCCGCTTGCGTCATCTTGCTGGCCAATTCCATCCCCCGGGCTCGCTCCGCAGGGTCATTGCTGGTCAACGGATAAGGCCAAAACAGGAACGAGCACAGGCCGCTAATCGCGATTCCAATCTCGTCCGCCATCTGGCGAATCTGTTTGAACTCCTTGCTGCCCGATTTGGGTGACAAGTCACTCTCAAGATCGTAGTTCAGTTCAATTCCGTCAAACCCCGCTGCTTTGGCAAGCTGCAAACATTGCCGTAACGTCATCTTGTCAGGATAAGGAAACGCCCACAAATTGATCGACTTTTTCATCGTGTAGGTAGGCCGCGGCCGGTCTGGGGAGCCCCCTTCGGATGTCGCTGCAACGGTTTGACCTGAAGCTGCAAGGGCCGCGCTGCCGAACGCGGCATAGGTCAACAAATCACGACGCTTGAGTGACGATGGAGGGAGCATTCAATTGGCCTCGCAGCTTAGAGAGAGTGCGGTCGGGCGTACGCACCCCCGGACGACATCCGCTTGTGTGGATCCTACCACAACGAGGAGCGGAAAATCACTTTCGCGACCTGGGAAACGTCGATTACAGCAGCGTCCGCGTGGTGCACGCCTGCCTGGGTTTTGAAGTTATTTATCACAACCCGACGCGTCATCGAGAGAACACCACTCATGACTCGGCCCCTCGCTTACGCTTCGGGTTATGATTTCCGGGGCAAACTGCAATCGTGCAACTTCGAAACTGCGGCGTTTCAAAACGCCGCTTCTAGAGAGCAGCGACGCTAATTTCGCTTGGCGAGATCAAGAAAAAGGATGCTCGAAGGATTGCCAACCGCAGCGTAGTGGTCAGTGAATTGCAGTCCCCCGGTCTCACGATTGACCGCGAAGACGGTAATGTGATCGGCGCGTTGGTTGCAACAATAGAGGAATCGACCGGTCGGGTCGAAGTTGAAGCTGCGCGGATAATTCCCGCGTGTCCATTCTTCGCCGAGGTACGTCAACTCGCCGTTGGAGCCGACCGAAAAGATCCCGATGCTGTCGTGCAAACGGTTACCCGCGTAGACGAATTTCCCATCGGCGGAAACCAAGATTTCGGAGCAGAAGTTACTCCCCTTGAACCCCGGCGGCAGCGTCGAGATCGTTTGGCGTGCCGTCAATCGTCCCGTTTCGGCATCGTAGTCAAACAACACGAGGGTCGATCCTTCTTCCTGGATCGAATAGAACCAACGGCCATTGGGGTGAAAATGGAAATGCCGCGGCCCGTCGCCTGGAGGAAGCGAGACCGAGGGGGGATCGTTCGCGGTGAGCGTTCCGGTCGTCTCGTCAAACTTCCAAACGAAGATCTTGTCCAAGCCCAAATCCACATGCATGACGAAGCGTCCAGAGGGATCGGCCAGGATCATGTGGGCATGCGTCCGATCGTGGCCGCTGATCGCAAAGCTGCCCTCGGGAGCGTGCGTTGCCTTGGTGGGACCAATTTCCCCCTCATCCACTTTGACGTCACTGGCCTTGCCCAACCGGCCATCGGCTAGAATCGGCAGCACCGCCACGGAACCGCCAAAATAGTTAGCCACCAACAAAAAACGGCGTGAAGGATGGATGCTGACATAGGTTGGTCCGGCGCCGCCCGAGGAAACGGTATTCAATAACTCGAGTTTTCCATTGGCGCGATTGATGGCGAACGCGCTGACGGTGCCCTGCTTGTCTTCGCCTACGCGATCGGTCTCGTTGGCCGAATACAGCCGAGTGCCAGCGTCATTGATCGCCAAATCGCTGGGGCTGGTTCCCATCTCGTGAATGCCGGCGGGCGTCATCGCGCCGCTGTGGCGATCGACCTCGAATAGGTGAATCCCGCGACCGTTGCCTGGCGGTAAATCGACTTGCGTTGGTAACACGTCACGCAGCGGCGAAGTGAAGGTGCCGACATAGGCCATCAACGGCCCATCGCCTTCGGCAGCCAGTGCCTGAGGCAATCCAGCGATCAACGGAGTAGCCCCCGCTAAGACGGCGGAGGTTTTTAGAAACGAACGGCGGGAACGGTCCTGTGGAGTCATAGCTAATTTATCGATGGAGTAAAATTCATGAGGATTCAGAAGGGGGGGGCGTCGGTGAACCAATGCGAGTGGGAGCTACAAAGACGCGAAGGCGTCGATGCCAATGTTTCTCGCCGTTTAAATATCCAGCATCCCGACGTCCAGCACACTATAGTCGAATTCGCCCGCTTCGACGGGGCACTCACCGTGCGAGAGGGCCGGTTGGCCGACCGTTGGCTCAACCGGTTACTTTTGGTTTGCGTACGGACGACAACTCGGCTCACCCGCTCACTTCTCCACCGACACGATGCAGATTGCTATAATCCGGCGCCGCTCGATTGGGTAACGTTGACCAAGGAAACGCCGAACGAAGCGGTGCGTTTTGATTCGCTTGCCATCTCTCGCGTCTCCGCCGCCGTTCGAAGCTCGCTCGCCCCATTTCACTCACACACACTCTCTCACCGCCCAGGCCTAATCGATGTCGCCATTTGTTGCTGAGTTCATTGGAACGATGATGCTGATCCTGTTTGGCAACGGCGTGGTGGCCAATGTGGTGCTGGCGCGAACCAAAGGCAACGATTCGGGATGGATTGTGATCGCAGCGGGCTGGGGCATCGCAGTTTTCATTGGTGCATTTTGTGCGAATGACTTCAGCGGCGCCCACCTCAACCCGGCCGTCACCGTCGCCATGCTGGTGGCTGGCAAGCTGAGCACCGCCTCGGCGGTCCCCTATTTCACGGCTCAAATGCTTGGAGCAATCACCGGTGCCGTGCTCGTGTACCTGTATTATCGCGAACACTTCAAAGCGACCGATGATGGCGATCTGAAGCTGGCCTGTTTTTGCACTTCCCCCAACATCCGCAACTTGCCGCAAGCGTTCTTCTGTGAAGCGGTTGGCACCTTCGCCTTGATTCTGCCCATCTTTTTGATGATCACGCCGAGCTTGACCCAAGGTGATGCACCGCTCGATACCGATCCGGTATTGGGCCTCGGCACCCTCGGATTCTTACCGGTGGGGATGCTGGTCTTCGGGATCGGGTTGTCGCTAGGCGGGACAACGGGATACGCGATCAACCCGGCTCGCGACCTGGGGCCACGATTGGTCCACGCCCTGCTGCCGATCCCTGGCAAACGCTCGAGCGATTGGGGCTACGCCTGGGTGCCGGTTGTTGGACCGATAGTCGGCGGCGCCCTGGCTGCGTACGTCTACGAGATCATTGGGCAATGGTAGGCTGAATAAACCAGTGGTAGGCGGGATGAATCCCTTCGACATCCGCCGGCAAGGCAAACGTCGGCAGCGGACGAGGCAACGCGAATTACCGTCCCGCTGCGGAATCATTTCCTTACCCTCGCATTCTGAGTTACAATTTTTCGGTTCCCCATGCCGATCGTCATCACGCCACCCCCTCGCTGCAGGTATGATTGCGACTGCGCGGGATGCCTTCTGCGGATTCGCAGAAGCCGACCTTGCACGGCAATGATCTCACCGCGACTCTCACTTGATTGGATTTTCCCTTGAAGCGATTCCCCCCTTCCCCTTGGATTGCAAGCTCCTACGTGGTTGCCTTCTCCGCCTTGGTGCTCGGTCTGGCCCCGTTCGGCGCGATGCCAAACGCACCGTCGACCACGCAAGCTGCGGAGCCCACGTTGGCGGCCGATCCTGTGAAGCTAACGTCAACGGATTGGCCCGGATGGCGAGGCCCCAATAGTGACGGCGTCGCGTCCTCCGAGCAAGATCCGCCAATCAAATGGAGTGATACCACTAACGTTCGCTGGCGAGTGCCGGTTCCTGGTCGCGGCCATGGTTCACCCACCGTGTTGGGGCAACGGGTGTACCTTCCCACCGCCGATGCAGCGAATGAAACTCAGAAGGTGTTGTGCTGGGACCGCGAGACGGGAAAACCGATTTGGGAGTCAGTGGTGCATCGCGGCGGTTTCGAGAACAAAAGTGGTCGCAAAGCCAACGAGAAAGCAACCCTAGCCTCCTCGACCATCGCCACCGATGGAAAGCAGTTGTTTATCAATTTCATCAATGACAGCGCCATGTTCACTTCCGCGATCAGCTTGGAGGGCGAGGTTCTGTGGCAGACGCGAATCAGTGACTATTTGATCCACCAAGGTTACGGTTCGTCACCGACGATCTATCAAGGCTTGGTGATCGTGACGTCTGACAACAAAGGAGGCGGTGCGATCGCGGCATTGGATCGCAACAGTGGCAAAATTGTTTGGAAACGCGATCGTCCCGAGTTACCCAACTATGCCTCTCCGATCGTGTTGAAGATCGACGGACGCGACCAATTGATCGTCACCGGGTGTGAGTTGGTGACCAGTCTGAATCCATTGACCGGGGAAACGTTGTGGGAAATTGAGGGAGCGACCACGGAATGTGTGACCACCACCGTGACCGACGGCAAGCATGTTTACAGCAGTGGTGGATACCCACGCAGCCACATCGCCGCGATCGCCGCGGATGGCTCCGGAGAGATCGTTTGGGACCTGAACCTACGACTCTATGTCCCCTCGCTGCTGCATCGAGATGGCTACCTCTATTTCACGCTCGACGCAGGCGTTGCGATGTGCTTGGACAGCAACACCGGTGAAACGGTCTGGAAAGAGCGACTGGGGGGAACCTTCAGCAGTTCGCCGGTTCTCGTTCAAGATCGCATCTACGCAACCAACGAAGAAGGCGTCACGTTTGTGTTCCGAGCGACCCCGGATGGCTTTGAAAAATTGGCTGAGAACGAGCTCGGCGAAAGTGTCTTCGCGTCACCGGC
Coding sequences within it:
- a CDS encoding Na/Pi cotransporter family protein translates to MEFSALTELICGLVGGLGIFLLGMKNMSEGMQAVAGSSLRKMIAMVTNNRIFATTVGVIVTCVVQSSSITTVMVVGFVNSGVMELSQAIGVIMGANIGTTITGWILVLKIGKYGLPVLGGAAFIYLFSRGERARYWAMAIMGVGMVFFGLELMKDACSIIKQMPDFEAWFKTFEADSYIGVLKCAFVGCVLTTMVQSSSATLGITISLATQGIISYETAAALVLGENIGTTITAFLASLGATTNARRAAYFHVIFNLFGVFWITAIFRFYIVLIKWLMVGDIDAEVMVADEITYPNRTAAIAATHTIFNIANVLMFFPFVSLFVRFLNWAVPGKDFKEKPRLTDLDIRLLETPLLAIEQSRHEVERMADGCSKMLDWLVDLIQQEHPDKPLADRLRKREQVLDSIQDEIAVYVTNLLASNLPHSVADEARRQLRMADEYESISDYLVNLDKFDRKLRRDGLRFTHQQQLDLVSLNRNTAEYLREVNEAFHLGNDNVLTQTDAANKRVRSQIKTLRKAHLEELSDGEIAPLVSVAYLAALNAFARVRDHTQNIAESIPAEK
- a CDS encoding alpha/beta hydrolase, producing MTRPLLLLLALLTTWTSTNALAVDNAAKTPKYSTDENILYRTSDDASINKSCRLDVYYPEHISEFPTIVWFHGGGLTAGKRGVPKQLRQQGVAVVAVSYRLSPSVKASDCLDDAAAAVAWTLKHIEQYGGSAEKIFVSGASAGGYITSMIGLDKKWLAGHHVDADTIAGLIPLSGHTITHFTVRKERGIDEKQPIVDDMAPLFHVRGDCPPLLLITGDRELELLGRYEENAYLWRMMKIAGHTQTTLYELDGSNHSQMVEPAMPLLLRFVKQHAQKLPAKK
- a CDS encoding acetyltransferase; translation: MQIRQAVSDDHDVLLDIWLRSVRATHTFLSEDDIQFFLPLVRDQALVELELWVLVAEDDAAIGFMGLAGNQLEALFLAPEQRRRGGGRLLVQHAQQRKGLLSVDVNEQNPMAKRFYESCGFVVVGRSECDGSGKPFPLLQMRQLVAG
- a CDS encoding potassium/proton antiporter, whose amino-acid sequence is MLSIETLILITSVLLLLGIASNKFSARMGVPVLVLFLTVGMLAGSEGLGGIEFENYSLAHGIGTICLSLILFDGGLRTPYRSIRSAWKPAGVLATAGVFVTALITGLAASWFLQIPLLEGLLLGSIVGSTDASVVFSVLRSGGVNIRRRLADTLEVESGSNDPMAIFLTVGLIQVLTGAVPLGTGLLTLFLSQMILGTVVGVLVGWGGAWLLKHIRLDAAGLYPVLATALGLFSFGFAAAFGGSGFLAVYLTGIVIGNRRPVFHRGILLFHDAIAWICQILMFIALGILSFPSRLLEVAGPALLISAVLILVARPLAVFLCVAPFKFAFRELTFLSWVGLKGAVPITLATFPMLAGLPGASLMFDTVFFVVLVSAVVQGWTLPAVTRYLKLEVPTRLPPPVTLEISSLRNVDGDIVDYFVDDECRVAGRMLSQLALPDGVVVALIVRDEQIIPPQGRSQIEVGDHVIVVLRPSVRAMVDRIFAHREQEPVTLPTALEFPLRGSIKVGDVEQFYDLQLGGKPELTLDEVMRERLGTKRLVLGASVRYEQIVLFVRELNASGTVEYVGMMILPQSEPEAEESVKPEVSPVEPSGTEGSGAERTGIEGTKHEPQAGTPPAPEALRSPVKPAPHSPTSNDSVPRKP
- a CDS encoding sugar phosphate isomerase/epimerase family protein, with protein sequence MLPPSSLKRRDLLTYAAFGSAALAASGQTVAATSEGGSPDRPRPTYTMKKSINLWAFPYPDKMTLRQCLQLAKAAGFDGIELNYDLESDLSPKSGSKEFKQIRQMADEIGIAISGLCSFLFWPYPLTSNDPAERARGMELASKMTQAAHDLGCENLLVVPGAVHMPWRPDHDPTPNDVCERRAREAIGKLLPQAEKLKVSLNMENIFFNGFLMSPMEMVDFVDHFSSEHVKVHFDTGNIMEYQFPEHWIPILGDRIKNVHLKEFTKKGSDHSLEAFRPLLDGTTNWPAVLSAFDQIGYDGYLTFEYFHPYSHFPEALIYQTADSLDRMLGIKQG
- a CDS encoding lactonase family protein, giving the protein MTPQDRSRRSFLKTSAVLAGATPLIAGLPQALAAEGDGPLMAYVGTFTSPLRDVLPTQVDLPPGNGRGIHLFEVDRHSGAMTPAGIHEMGTSPSDLAINDAGTRLYSANETDRVGEDKQGTVSAFAINRANGKLELLNTVSSGGAGPTYVSIHPSRRFLLVANYFGGSVAVLPILADGRLGKASDVKVDEGEIGPTKATHAPEGSFAISGHDRTHAHMILADPSGRFVMHVDLGLDKIFVWKFDETTGTLTANDPPSVSLPPGDGPRHFHFHPNGRWFYSIQEEGSTLVLFDYDAETGRLTARQTISTLPPGFKGSNFCSEILVSADGKFVYAGNRLHDSIGIFSVGSNGELTYLGEEWTRGNYPRSFNFDPTGRFLYCCNQRADHITVFAVNRETGGLQFTDHYAAVGNPSSILFLDLAKRN